From Streptomyces sp. SAI-135:
GCGACGCCCTCAAGAAGGTCGTCGGCTGACGCGGAAGCGACCATACCCTTTCGGCTGCCCCGGCATCTCCTGAGGTGCCGGGGCAGCGCTCTGTCCGGGCGGTACCCCGAACGGCCGTACGCCCCGCATCGGGCTCAGCGCTTGACCGCGCAGAGCAGTCCGTCGCCCACCGGCAGCAGAGACGGCACCAGGTCCTGGCTCTCGCGCACGGCCCGCAGCAGCTCCCTCAGGCGCAGCACCTCCGTCGGCTGCGGTCCCGAGTCCACGGTGCGGCCGTTGGCGAAGACGCCCTCGAAGACCACGAGGCCACCCGGACGCAGCAGGCGCAACGATTCAGCGAGGTAGTCCATGACCTCCTGCCGGTCACCGTCGCAGAAGACGAGGTCGTAGCCGGCGTCGGCGAGACGGGGCAGGACGTCCAGGGCGCGGCCCGGGATGAACCGGGCCCGGTTGCTGGCGAAACCGCAGGCGCGGAACGCCTGCCGGGCGAACTGCTGGTGCTCCGGCTCGGGGTCGACGGTGGTCAGCACCCCGTCCGGGCGCATGCCGTGCAGCAGATGGATGCCGGAGACGCCGGTCCCGGTGCCGATCTCGGCGACGGCCTTGGCGTCCACGGAGGCGGCCAGCAACCGCAGCGCCGCGCCCGCGCCGGGCGACACCGAGCGCAGTCCCGCCTCACGGGCCCGGTCCCGGGCCCAGCTCAGGACTTCGTCCTCGGCGACGTAGGCGTCGGCGAACGCCCAGCTCGTCTGCCGGTTGCCGGTAATGACCCTCTCCTTGCCCCGTGGTTGCCTGGGCGTGACTGTATCCGTTGCCGTCGGGAACCCGCAGATGGGACCGGGCGTTTAGAGGGATGGAGACGCACCCGGGGGGACACAGTTGGATCACGAAGCCGAGCAGGCCCTCGAGCAACTGCTGACGCAGGGGACCGAGTGGTATCAGCCCAGATCAAATTCTCGTAAAACCGCTTATCCGGAGCTAACGGGCGAGGTGGCTATGGTAGGGGCTCCACTGGAGACAACCAGAGCCGACAGGGGAGGTGCGGCCGCACCTGGTGATCGTGGGGGAGTGCTGCGGCGCTTCCTCGGATCGGCGGGCAGGCCGAGATCCGTGAACGACACCGCTGACCACAGCCACGCCGGCGACTACGCCCAGACCGCGACCTTCGCCACCGACGCGGACGGGCAGGCGTGGACTCCGCCCACCTGGGAGGAGATCGTCAGCACGCACAGCGGCCGCGTGTACCGCCTCGCGTACCGCCTCACCGGTAACCAGCACGACGCCGAGGACCTCACGCAGGAGGTCTTCGTCCGCGTCTTCCGCTCGCTGTCCACGTACACACCGGGCACCTTCGAGGGCTGGCTGCACCGCATCACCACCAACCTCTTCCTGGACATGGTCCGCCGCAAGCAGCGCATCCGCTTCGACGCCCTCGGCGAGGACGCGGCCGAGCGACTGCCCAGCCGCGAGCCGTCGCCCCAGCAGGTCTTCAACGACGCCCACTTCGACGCGGACGTCCAGCAGGCCCTCGACACCCTCGCGCCGGAGTTCCGCGCCGCGGTCGTCCTGTGCGACATCGAGGGACTCTCGTACGAGGAGATCGCCGCGACCCTGGGCGTCAAGCTCGGCACCGTCCGCTCGCGGATCCACCGCGGCCGTTCCCAGCTGCGCAAGGCCCTCGCCCACCGCTCACCCGAGGCCCGCGCCGAGCGCCGCTCCTTCATGGCCCGGGTCCCCGCACTGGGGGGAGGGGGCGCGTCCGCGTGAGTGGATCACTGCCCAAACCCGGCGAGGGAAGCCTCGCGGAACAGCATCTGGGAGACCGACTCGCCGCCCTGGTGGACGGCGAGCTCGGTCATGCCACGCGGGAGCGCGTCCTCGCGCATCTCGCCACCTGCCCGAAGTGCAAGGCGGAGGCGGACGCCCAGCGCCGCCTGAAGAACGTCTTCGCGGAGGCCGCCCCGCCCCCGCCCTCCGAGAGCTTCCTGGCCCGCCTCCAGGGGCTGCCCGGGGGTGATCCGGAGGACGGCGACAGCTCGCCGTTCGGCGGAGGAGGGTTCGCGGCACTGCCGGGACGACCCGGCGCCACCGGAGCCTTCGGCGTGAGACGTGGCGAGCGTTTCGAGTTCGACTACGTCCCCGCCCGTCCGCACGCCCCGGCGGTGCTCCCGCCCTCCGCAGGCCGTGGCTTCCGCATCCATGACGTCACCCGCTCCGAGGCCGACCGCTCGGCCTCGCGCGGCATGCGGTTCGCGGTCGTCGCCGCCGGAGCGGTGTCGCTGGCCGCGATCGCGCTGGGCGGCGTCACCACGGGCGTGCCGGGTGACACCGACGCCCGCGGCGCCGGCAGCAACGTCACCCCGGCGCGCACGCCGGGCACGGGTGCCGCGGTACCGGAGAACCAGCGCCGCCGTGGCGTGGGGCCCCTGCTCGCGCAGGGACAGGGGCAGGGGCAGCGGATGCCGGGTGACACCCCGGTCGCCCAGACCTCCGCGTCCGCACCGCTGCTGCCGGGCATCCCCGCCCAGGTGCAGGACGCGGCCCTGCACACCCTCACCGCGCCCGTGGTCGCCGGTGCCGCCGCCATGTCCCCTCTCATACGTCCGCTCAGCACGACTCCGCCGCTCACCCTGACCTCCCTGTCCGCGACGCCGGATCTCACCGCCTCCGGCTTCCTCGCCGCACCCGTCCCCACCACATCGGCGCCCACGCCCCCCAGCGCCACCCGCTGACCGGCGCCCTGCTCCGCGGCGCCCGAACCTGGTTGAATCCACAGACAGGTCGACGCGCCGCGCACCGCGGCCGGTCAGCTGTGGGGAGAGCATGGACGAGGGCAAGCCCACAAGGACGAAGTGGTGGAGCCGCCCCGGGGCACGGGGGGTTTCCGGACCGGACGAGCGGACCGGGCCGCCGGCCGACTCGACCGACCCGACCGACTCGACAGGGCCCGACGGGGACTTCCTGCTCGCGGCGCCGAGGAGCGGGGTGCCCGGCGCCGAGTCCGTCTCGCAGGGGACCGACGGCGACTTCGAGCCGGCGGCTCCCGCGGACGCGGAGGCGGTGGCCGACAGCGGTCGTACCGACTCGTCGCTCGCCTCCGGCTCCTCCGACACGCCGCCCTACGGCGTACCGGGACCCTGGGCCCCCGCCCCACCCGTCCAGGCCCCGACCGTCCAGGCTCCTCCGGTCGAGGTTCCACCCGTCCAGGTCCCGACCTCCCACACCGAGGCGGCCGCTCCACCACCGGAAGCCTCCCCAGCACCACCGGCGCCGGCCACCCCGCCTCCCGGCCTCCCCCTCCCACCTCCCGGCGCCCCCACCCCCCGGCAGAACTACGACCCCTGGGCCCCCGCCCTCCTCCAGCAAACCGGCGCCGCCGTGCCGACCGAGGCCACCCGGCGGCGCCGGGCGCGGCGGGCGCTGCTCGGCGGTGCTGTCCTGCTCGCGCTCGTCGCGGGCGGGGTCGGTGGGGTCGCAGGGGCGTATCTGGAGCGCCACGGCGTGGCAGGGGACGTCGTGGAGTTGCCGCAGGCCGCGAAGGAGCCCGGTGGACGGGCCCCCGGGACGGTCGCCGGGATCGCCGCCCGAGCCCTGCCCGGCGTCGTGACCCTGCATGTGAGCGGGGCCGGGGAGTCCGGGACCGGGACCGGCTTCGTGCTGGACGAGCGCGGGCACATCCTCACCAACAACCACGTCGTGGAGCCGGCCGGTGCCGACGGCGAGATATCGGTGACCTTTCACAGCGGGGACACCGCGAAGGCCACCGTCGTGGGGCGGGACAGCGGGTACGACCTCGCCGTCGTCGAGGTCCGCGGTGTCGGCGGCCTGCGGGCCCTGCCCCTCGGCAACTCCGACAGCGTCCAGGTCGGCGACCCCGTCGTCGCCATCGGCGCCCCCTTCGACCTGGAGGGCACCGTCACCTCCGGGATCATCAGCGCGAAGGACCGGCCCGTCACCGCCGGCGGCGAGAGCGGAGACGGCACGGACGTGTCGTACGTCGACGCTCTCCAGACCGACGCACCCATCAACCCCGGCAACTCCGGAGGCCCCCTCCTCGACTCCCGGGGCCGTGTCATAGGCATCAACTCCGCCATCCGGTCCGCCGACGACGGCTCCCGCTCCGAGAGCGGACAGGCCGGTTCGATAGGTCTCGGCTTCGCCATCCCCGTCAACCAGGCCAAGCGGGTCGCGGAAGAACTGATCAACACCGGCCGGGCCACCCACCCCGTCATCGGCGTCACCCTCGACATGGACTACTCCGGCGACGGTGCCCGCGTCGGGACCGAGGGCGGTGACGGCGGACCCGCCGTGACCGAGGGCGGTCCGGGTGACAGGGCCGGACTCCGGGCGGGTGATGTCATCACCGAGGTCGACGGCCGCCGTATCCACTCCGGCGACGAGCTCATCGTGCGGATCCGCGCCCACCGCCCCGGCGACCGCCTCGAACTCACCTTCCGGCGCGACGGCAGGGAAAGGAGCGTCTCGCTGGTCCTCGGCTCCTCGGACGGCGGCTGAGGCATTGACAGAAACCCCACAGGGACACGCCCGAACCCCGCTCCACAAGGCAAACAACCCGGAAAACCGCCCGTACGCCCGCACTCGGAGCCCCCGGGACAGTACCGGTCGTACGGGATCCCCAGGTACCGTGGACCCGGCCCGGACCACGGAACACCAGACCACCGAGGGCCGAGGACCGAGGACCGAGGACCGCAAGGAGCTTCAGGTGTTCAATGACATAGGACCGCTCGAGCTGATCACGCTCGTTGTCCTCGCCGTGCTCGTCTTCGGTCCGGACAAGCTCCCGAAGGTCATCCAGGACGTCATGCGGACCGTGCGCAAGATCCGGGAGTTCTCCGAGAGCGCCAAGCAGGACATCCGGCAGGAGCTGGGCCCGGAGTTCAAGGACTTCGAGTTCGAGGACCTCAACCCCAAGACGTTCATCCGCAAGCAGCTGGACAACGACGAGCTGGGTCTCAAGGAGATCCGCAACGGCTTCGACCTGAAGAAGGAGATGGCCGAGGTCACCGACGCGGTGCACAGCACGGACACCTCGCCGTCCTCGTCGTCCTCCGGTGGCCGGATCGACATGACCAAGAAGCCCGAGGAGCTGGGCAAGGACGACCGTCCGCCCTTCGACGCGGACGCCACCTGAGCCGTACGCCCCAAGGGAAGGCGTCCGCCGGGCAGTTGAGCTCGCGGGCGCCTTCCGCCGTCGTGCGTGACGCGTTTCATAGCCCGACCCCACCTCGTAGGGGCCCCGTACGGCCGGAAGCCACCCCCCGGGCGCCCCGCGCGCCGGGCGGTTTCCGCGCAGCTCGGAGCGGTGTGGCTATGCTGCCGAGTTGTTGTGCGGGCCGTACGCGAACCAGCGACGCCGCCCGAAGGGGGGCGGGCCGGTCCGGTCCGACGAGAGCTAGTAGGAGGCGTCCGGCACATGGAGACGACGAGTGGGGCAGTCGCGCAGGCGCCGGCCGCGGAGGGTGGCCAGCAGGTTCCCTCCGCCCGGCGCACGGT
This genomic window contains:
- a CDS encoding zf-HC2 domain-containing protein; this encodes MSGSLPKPGEGSLAEQHLGDRLAALVDGELGHATRERVLAHLATCPKCKAEADAQRRLKNVFAEAAPPPPSESFLARLQGLPGGDPEDGDSSPFGGGGFAALPGRPGATGAFGVRRGERFEFDYVPARPHAPAVLPPSAGRGFRIHDVTRSEADRSASRGMRFAVVAAGAVSLAAIALGGVTTGVPGDTDARGAGSNVTPARTPGTGAAVPENQRRRGVGPLLAQGQGQGQRMPGDTPVAQTSASAPLLPGIPAQVQDAALHTLTAPVVAGAAAMSPLIRPLSTTPPLTLTSLSATPDLTASGFLAAPVPTTSAPTPPSATR
- the sigE gene encoding RNA polymerase sigma factor SigE, whose translation is MLRRFLGSAGRPRSVNDTADHSHAGDYAQTATFATDADGQAWTPPTWEEIVSTHSGRVYRLAYRLTGNQHDAEDLTQEVFVRVFRSLSTYTPGTFEGWLHRITTNLFLDMVRRKQRIRFDALGEDAAERLPSREPSPQQVFNDAHFDADVQQALDTLAPEFRAAVVLCDIEGLSYEEIAATLGVKLGTVRSRIHRGRSQLRKALAHRSPEARAERRSFMARVPALGGGGASA
- a CDS encoding sec-independent translocase gives rise to the protein MFNDIGPLELITLVVLAVLVFGPDKLPKVIQDVMRTVRKIREFSESAKQDIRQELGPEFKDFEFEDLNPKTFIRKQLDNDELGLKEIRNGFDLKKEMAEVTDAVHSTDTSPSSSSSGGRIDMTKKPEELGKDDRPPFDADAT
- a CDS encoding trypsin-like peptidase domain-containing protein, translated to MDEGKPTRTKWWSRPGARGVSGPDERTGPPADSTDPTDSTGPDGDFLLAAPRSGVPGAESVSQGTDGDFEPAAPADAEAVADSGRTDSSLASGSSDTPPYGVPGPWAPAPPVQAPTVQAPPVEVPPVQVPTSHTEAAAPPPEASPAPPAPATPPPGLPLPPPGAPTPRQNYDPWAPALLQQTGAAVPTEATRRRRARRALLGGAVLLALVAGGVGGVAGAYLERHGVAGDVVELPQAAKEPGGRAPGTVAGIAARALPGVVTLHVSGAGESGTGTGFVLDERGHILTNNHVVEPAGADGEISVTFHSGDTAKATVVGRDSGYDLAVVEVRGVGGLRALPLGNSDSVQVGDPVVAIGAPFDLEGTVTSGIISAKDRPVTAGGESGDGTDVSYVDALQTDAPINPGNSGGPLLDSRGRVIGINSAIRSADDGSRSESGQAGSIGLGFAIPVNQAKRVAEELINTGRATHPVIGVTLDMDYSGDGARVGTEGGDGGPAVTEGGPGDRAGLRAGDVITEVDGRRIHSGDELIVRIRAHRPGDRLELTFRRDGRERSVSLVLGSSDGG
- a CDS encoding O-methyltransferase — encoded protein: MCGFPTATDTVTPRQPRGKERVITGNRQTSWAFADAYVAEDEVLSWARDRAREAGLRSVSPGAGAALRLLAASVDAKAVAEIGTGTGVSGIHLLHGMRPDGVLTTVDPEPEHQQFARQAFRACGFASNRARFIPGRALDVLPRLADAGYDLVFCDGDRQEVMDYLAESLRLLRPGGLVVFEGVFANGRTVDSGPQPTEVLRLRELLRAVRESQDLVPSLLPVGDGLLCAVKR